The following are from one region of the Vitis riparia cultivar Riparia Gloire de Montpellier isolate 1030 chromosome 14, EGFV_Vit.rip_1.0, whole genome shotgun sequence genome:
- the LOC117931430 gene encoding exonuclease DPD1, chloroplastic/mitochondrial: MRTVPMCFSILQVPRCRIHTLASFWRESFHSLGSTCRSSSSFKLLGSHTNGLEGGNSRRWTRRPITTKSEGRNKYTQSSKRSNIRHEIVDGTVSTSTKLIVDKLEISESQRIQYCEVQEKVTENKDLAKLVTVIVFDTETTGLSRANDRIIEIGLQDLGGGESSTFQTLVNPERIVPNPHVHGITTYMVNRPDVPRWKDLIPILLQYVESRQKPGGLILWVAHNGRSFDVPFLINEFSRCNTEVPPNWRFMDTLPLARELIKSAGSDHPSGASLQALREYYRIPLVGPAHRVLSDVYTLSQILQMLTFNLKLSVANLLDRSFTASDIINPKKKKNSN, translated from the exons ATGAGGACAGTTCCCATGTGCTTCTCAATCTTACAAGTTCCAAGGTGCAGAATTCATACCTTAGCTAGTTTTTGGCGGGAAAGCTTCCACAGTTTAGGTAGCACTTGCAGAAGCAGTTCTAGTTTTAAATTACTTGGTTCCCACACTAATGGGCTTGAAGGAGGAAACAGTAGGAGATGGACTAGAAGACCAATAACTACAAAAAGTGAAGGAAGAAACAAATATACACAAAGCAGCAAACGAAGCAACATAAGGCATGAAATCGTGGATGGAACAGTTTCAACAAGTACTAAGTTAATTGTAGATAAGTTAGAGATAAGTGAATCCCAAAGAATTCAATACTGTGAGGTCCAAGAAAAGGTCACTGAGAATAAGGACCTTGCCAAACTTGTGACAGTTATTGTTTTTGATACTGAGACTACTGGGCTTAGCAGAGCAAATGACCGAATTATTGAGATTGGCCTTCAAGATCTTGGGGGGGGCGAAAGCAGCACTTTCCAAACACTCGTGAATCCTGAACGCATAGTGCCAAATCCGCATGTCCATGGCATTACAACCTATATGGTCAATAGACCTGATGTCCCAAG GTGGAAGGATTTGATTCCAATCTTGCTGCAGTACGTCGAAAGCCGCCAGAAACCTGGGGGGCTCATCTTGTGGGTTGCTCACAACGGGCGATCCTTTGATGTACCCTTCTTGATCAATGAGTTCAGCCGCTGCAACACAGAGGTTCCTCCAAATTGGCGGTTCATGGACACGCTTCCCCTGGCTCGGGAACTCATAAAGTCTGCAGGGTCAGATCACCCTTCAGGAGCATCGCTGCAAGCCTTGCGGGAGTACTATAGAATTCCATTAGTTGGTCCAGCTCACAGAGTCCTGTCGGATGTGTACACGCTGTCGCAGATCCTCCAGATGCTGACTTTCAACTTGAAATTGTCAGTTGCTAATCTTCTGGATCGATCATTCACAGCCTCTGACATAATCAatcctaagaagaagaagaattcaAACTAG